A genomic window from Streptomyces mirabilis includes:
- a CDS encoding TetR/AcrR family transcriptional regulator: MPDSPTVGRRERKKAATRQAIADAALDLFLEHGFEQASVRDIAERADVSTTTLFAHFPSKEALVFDREEEVEAELTAAVRERPKDQSVVEALRAHALTSWVPIASDPRLHQLTALVDRTPALREYAERMWMRHAGTLSAVIAEELGRAADDLACSALARFVLEVPTLAKGRHDARATVETVFDLLIHGWQAQHDPGDAITGSCKS; this comes from the coding sequence CTCTCCGACCGTTGGCCGTCGCGAGCGCAAGAAGGCGGCGACGAGGCAGGCCATCGCCGACGCTGCGCTGGACCTGTTCCTGGAACACGGCTTCGAACAAGCGAGCGTCCGCGACATCGCCGAACGAGCCGACGTATCGACGACGACCCTCTTCGCGCACTTCCCGAGCAAGGAGGCACTGGTCTTCGACCGCGAGGAGGAAGTCGAGGCAGAGCTGACCGCCGCCGTCCGTGAACGGCCCAAGGACCAGAGCGTGGTCGAGGCGCTCCGCGCCCACGCGCTGACGTCCTGGGTGCCGATCGCGTCGGATCCACGTCTGCATCAACTCACCGCGCTGGTGGACCGGACACCCGCGCTCCGCGAGTACGCGGAGCGTATGTGGATGCGGCACGCGGGCACCCTCAGCGCCGTCATCGCGGAGGAGCTCGGCCGCGCAGCGGATGATCTCGCATGCTCAGCACTCGCACGGTTCGTCCTGGAAGTCCCGACCTTGGCCAAGGGCCGACACGATGCACGCGCGACCGTGGAGACGGTGTTCGACCTACTGATCCACGGTTGGCAAGCACAGCACGATCCCGGGGATGCGATCACAGGCTCTTGCAAGAGCTGA